A portion of the Carya illinoinensis cultivar Pawnee chromosome 11, C.illinoinensisPawnee_v1, whole genome shotgun sequence genome contains these proteins:
- the LOC122280634 gene encoding expansin-like B1 has translation MGLAVLENQVGILSMICMVLLLPAICATQDVFTYSSRATYYGSDNSHGTPSGTCGFGEFGRTVNDGSVTGVSRLYKNASGCGACYQVRCTSSQYCSKDGVNVVVTDYSEGDNTDFILSSRAYERLARVGTKGAKELFGRDVIDVEYRRVSCHYPGYNLMFKVHEQSKYPNYLALVVIYAAGKNDITAVELCQEDCKHWRGMHKAFGAVWEMSNQVPSGPIKIRFRVAGNGWVESKNDLPALWKAGVAYDSNIQL, from the exons ATGGGGCTTGCAGTACTTGAAAACCAAGTTGGTATTCTTTCTATGATCTGCATGGTACTGCTCTTGCCTGCTATATGCGCCACTCAAGACGTTTTTACTTACTCATCAAGAGCAACCTACTACGGTAGTGATAACAGTCATGGGACTCCAA GTGGAACTTGTGGGTTTGGAGAATTCGGAAGGACTGTCAATGATGGCAGCGTGACTGGAGTCTCTAGGCTGTATAAGAACGCAAGTGGTTGTGGTGCATGCTATCAA GTTAGGTGCACATCATCACAATATTGCAGTAAGGATGGAGTGAACGTGGTGGTGACTGACTACAGTGAAGGTGACAACACTGACTTCATACTTAGCTCCCGAGCCTACGAAAGATTGGCACGCGTTGGAACCAAAGGGGCCAAGGAATTGTTTGGTCGTGATGTTATCGATGTAGAATACCGAAGGGTCTCGTGCCACTACCCTGGTTACAACCTCATGTTTAAGGTCCATGAGCAAAGCAAATATCCTAATTATCTTGCTCTAGTGGTTATATATGCAGCTGGGAAAAACGACATCACAGCCGTCGAATTGTGTCAG GAGGATTGCAAACATTGGAGGGGCATGCATAAAGCCTTCGGGGCAGTGTGGGAGATGTCTAATCAAGTACCAAGTGGTCCAATAAAAATAAGGTTTCGAGTGGCTGGCAACGGTTGGGTGGAATCTAAAAATGATTTGCCTGCTTTGTGGAAAGCTGGGGTTGCTTATGACTCAAACATTCAGctctaa